From the Carassius carassius chromosome 34, fCarCar2.1, whole genome shotgun sequence genome, the window ggccaatcagagcagactgtgcgtgtcagaaggagggactttgtagaaaacgagcctcaaactcacaacctttggattaggAGTCCGAAACTGACTTACTAGAGGTGAGATTTTGACAATAACacccttactgtatgtacagcaCAAAGTttcaataaaaactaatttaacaaattttttttttcatgttttcatgttccaaaggttaTAGTATAGcagattatttatatttatgttcatatttatttatttatgtatgtctgtgtgtgtatgtacagtgcATGCATAATTATTAGGTAAGTTGATATTCTGATCATATTTTGTTTTACCAAGAACATTTTACCAAACCACTGTCACACGTGCTTACTGTGCTAGAGCAAACAGACACAGAACATAGGAGATTCCAATAATCATATAGCTTCATTGAACAGACCATCAGGAAAGCACACGTAGCACTGGGGTGAGACCAACAATACCGGTTGAGAATTGAGGGGCAGAACACACTTTAAATACACAGGAAACTAATCAGACACACCTGGGATAAATGGAACTGAATGGGGAACACTTGGAACAAATAATAACTATAAGGACAGGAATGGGAAGGACCAAATAAGGGCATAGGAGGAACACACGGAGAACAAAACACAGAACAGagtgtgacattacccccccaGTTTTGGGAAATGGTGTGTAACAACTCATAATTATAacgttattattgtaataaaatgttcaaaatgtaataattttccaAAACGTGATAAATCAATGTAATAACAATTCTTGAATGTAATAccatttttttcatgtaatataataGGTTATTGTATTGGAAATCCATTACATTAAGAACACACTGTCGCAACTTATAATGTAATAACAGTTCATAAGGTAATACCAGcacataatttaaaacaattattattattattagaatgtcATAATTATCTTTCAATATAATACATTTGAGAACCAAACATCAtagttttattaaaagaaaattaggCTTATTTGGCTACATTGTGaacttttgtatttttgtatcatTTGCTTCTGCTCTGGAATGGCATGCCTTTCTGATGATGTCAGTTTGAGGATCCAGCttaaccacgcccctccaaccATTAGTCTGCTGTGAGTGAGAGATGAGAGGCGGAGCCCCGCCCTATACTCAATATTCAATTTCAGTTGGACATGCGCCACCACACTGAAATCCAGTCAGCAGAAACTTATGGTTCACAAAGACTTTAAAATACATATGTCAGCAAACTGCACTTGTTCATCGATGTGCATTTAACGCATGGCCAAAGAAAGAACATAATCTAAGTGTTTAAAACATGCAAAGTATGATTGCCAGCTGTTCCTGTATTTAAGCACCATTCCACATTAAATCCATACAGAAAGCAGTTTATCATGTCATGCTTATCCTGTTTAGGGagctaatcaaattttttttaaaagaagagagCACCTAGTTATAATAACATTTGACAAAATCttctgtgtatatttgtatttgcgCTCTGGAGAGCCTCGGATGTTTCTATTACGTTATGTTTGCAGCGTTGAGCAGTGTAGCTAATCACAGTCtatcagggcaccatacagacttttattaaagagtttgctgattttacatccttggagagtctttagccactcaaactctccttctcaccgtgcattaggaggatatagacacacgtcctcttgcAGGCAGTTTcgaaacattttatgttgattggaaatACTTAATTATTGCcttgatggtggaaatgggaattttcactgctctagctcttttcttatggccacttcactaatttgtgaagctcaattatcttttgctgcacatcagaaatatattctttggattttctcattgtgatggatgattaagggaatttgagctttgttttccctcctctttatatttctgtgaaacaggaagccatggctgtataatttaatgtttataatgacCCTGGAGTAcccaaaattgtgaatatgaatggaaatatacttcagagatattttactcaaaataattCCATCCAAGTCCAtcatgtatttgagaaaaacattcatttcataatgatatttcccccattttaaattcttaatatcCAATGAAAGTTTAGAttgggattttaaaaaaaaaataaaagatcaaaagaattaactatatatatatatatatgtatataccatTTGCTGAATTACTATATTTGTTTCTAAGTTTATGTTGGTgttattggcaaaatttcacgtgttgtaagtcagtcttgtaacaaCCCAAGTACTGTACATATTAGGGGAGGTATTGTCTACGTGAcatattggttaaatattttcAGTCAGTTTGCACAGAAGACATTAACTATGGCTTTGTAAACATAATTTGTATTAATGAATGGACTTTGTTTTAAACTGAGAGGtaaatttgcagacggtccctaaagCAGCTTAGATAAAGATATACGAATATACAGCGAATATcaaacctaaaactaactttacGCTGCAcaaatttgcatgcattttactGTTGGTCAAACTAGTCCAAGAGGGTTCCGGATTCTGAATGGGGAAAAAGTAAGAAAATCATCGTGACCACATGAAAACGGTTTTACATGAAGGGTTTTTCCTGTACAAGACAGAGAGTAAACATCATGGGTCTGAGTATATTAAACTGGGCTTATAATCAGACTCcagtttgaatgtttgatatatttatttaaaacatttgttcCAAGATGCTGACGTTCAGTGGTACAGCATAAATACAAAGTCTACTGAAGCATgtcattaaatatgaaaatacaacGTTTACATAAATTCTTCCTCAGATGTTATCTTCTGGAGAATTTCTTATCTTCAGGCAGCAATGTTCTTCCCTCGAGGGAATGCTTACTGGATAATCAGTCAGAATGATCCTATGAGAACAGCACCACAACGTCACAGTTACAGGAGCTTTCCTTTGAGTCCAGACTTTCCAGGTCGTGTGCGTTTTCActtttagaaaagtcatagcagaAGCCATGAAAACCGCTCTGGGGCTTTGCTGGGAGATTATTTCATTCTGAATTTCCCCATTtttaagtggctttggataaaagtgtcttgtAAATTAATACAGCAAGAGATTCGCCTTAAGCAGGCGATAACATAAGAAGTGCAAACAATACGAAGTTCCAAGCATTGTCTAGAATAGCTGGAGCCTCCAAAGCCCCAGGCTGCTCCAGATAACGGTAGCTACTGAATGAAGCTGAACACCGGGGCTCTTGGGTTCTCTCGTCACAGACAGAGCCGGAGCTGTACCAGGAAGCTCACAGGAACACAGTTTGATGTTTCTGCCCCCTGCTGGACAGACTGTAAAGCTGGAGTCACTTCTGAATGGTCTTCCTCCTTCCCTCGGTGTAAGAATAAGAGGACCGTGAGAGTTCAGGCAAAGAGAGCAGCTGTCTCGTCCTGCTAGGATTTCACTAGAAGCTCTGGCGCAGAGTTTTTCTTTCTGGACAAACATGCAGATACCACTTTACTGCGGCGCTTTTTGTGCCTCCATATCTTTCGCTTTGATTTCACTGATTTCCGTGAGGACTGGGGTAAGCCCGTTCCAGGTAGCCCTGCCTCTAGTCTGGGCGCGAGCTGACGTGACATGAAGAACGACATCGCTTTGGACAGAAGACGGGGCCAGCATCGCCCACTCCCTTGGGCTTCTCCAGCTCCATCCCCTGAGTCGGTCAGGTCATGAATTAAAGAGGACAGGTCCTTCGGGAGACAGTACTTTGGGACACAGCGGAGCTGTTTTGCGATGTAAGTGCTGCTGGTGCTGTTGTTAAGGTTCTGGAAGCACACCAGTCCAAACCCCCTGGCGTGGCCATCGCTGTGTAATCCCGTCCACAGACAGCAGAGGGCAGCGTTGAGCACAGGAGCCGTGATAGAGGACAACTCCGCTGCCTTCTCCATCCATTCCCCATCACAGCACTTCTGCTCTTCCTCTTCAGCAGCACTATACAGCCCAGTCTCAGAGAACTGAGATCCAGCGCCCCAATCGCTCTTCGCCAGTCTCAGAAAAGCCTGAAGGGCGTCAGGGCTCCAGGCGATCAGGACAAGACCTCCTGCCTTCTGCACGGCCTGACACTGTCCGTACAGCCACGGCACGGGCCCCAGCTGAGCCAGAGAGGACGCCCACTGCGCCAGCCGCACATCCATCGAGAGCTCCCCCTGCAGGACGGAGGCTAGGCTGCAGACGGCAGAGATGTGCGCGGCGTCATCGGACGAGCACACGAGCAGCATGGGACGTCTCAGCCACACTGCAGAAACAAAGACATGTTCCTCTCTCACAGAGACTAACCAGGGACacaaacattttcaacaa encodes:
- the LOC132114603 gene encoding interleukin-17 receptor E, with product MTIDPKLQPTVDLRLPNLVPCVCVQLWFPVPDSRRNTQCPLRERALPHGGDVLSSSSVTVRGSVLRWEPLCPADQSDPSVSLCWRISTQSSHCVPAPNTTLHKTKLEYNVSAVDRHPQMCVKFSLNGSHRVFCPFESEGGSDWSVRVVPGSLHLHLLLSSSVSAWFSAQLCSRWGEMCSSQGSVISQLVHGGATEAQLSLPFPFLSSALCVQVWRSDLYGRRIICPDFTHRRWGLITGSALTLLAVGTVLVSITCYLLKRRTKVWLRRPMLLVCSSDDAAHISAVCSLASVLQGELSMDVRLAQWASSLAQLGPVPWLYGQCQAVQKAGGLVLIAWSPDALQAFLRLAKSDWGAGSQFSETGLYSAAEEEEQKCCDGEWMEKAAELSSITAPVLNAALCCLWTGLHSDGHARGFGLVCFQNLNNSTSSTYIAKQLRCVPKYCLPKDLSSLIHDLTDSGDGAGEAQGSGRCWPRLLSKAMSFFMSRQLAPRLEAGLPGTGLPQSSRKSVKSKRKIWRHKKRRSKVVSACLSRKKNSAPELLVKS